A region of Ochotona princeps isolate mOchPri1 chromosome 2, mOchPri1.hap1, whole genome shotgun sequence DNA encodes the following proteins:
- the BCAR3 gene encoding breast cancer anti-estrogen resistance protein 3 isoform X3, which produces MQDRRALSLKAHQSESYLPIGCKLPPQPPGADSSPSPNSPVFRTGSEPTLSPAMVRRVSTGARTTGEALRGSDSQLCPKPPPKPCKVPFLKVPPSPHTWLNAEANYCELNPSFGTGCDRAAGWSPCAPGSHTKLPVPKPGEGPSSRNSGTSYLILDGDDGAGPWASPTMQTEKGHMDMGGSEFVAPLLETVSSFRPNDFESKLLPTENKPLEMALLKRAKELFTSNHPRVLAQHLLSTDCKVARILEVSEEMKRNMGVSSGLELLTLPHGRQLRLDIIERHNTMAIGVAVDILGCTGSLEDRAATLNRIIQVAVELKDAMGDLYSFSAIMKALDMPQVTRLEKTWTALRHQYTQTAILYEKQLKPFSKLLHEGHESTCVPPCNVSVPLLMPLVTLMERQVVTFEGTDMWEKNDQSCEIMLNHLAAARRMAQAADSYRVNAERILAGFQPDEEMSEIFKTEFQMRLLWGSKGAQVSQAERYEKFGQILTALSRKLEPPAAKQSEL; this is translated from the exons ATGCAGGACCGAAGAGCCTTGTCTCTCAAAGCCCACCAATCGGAGAGCTACCTGCCAATTG GCTGCAAGCTGCCTCCTCAGCCCCCCGGTGCGGACTCAAGTCCCAGCCCCAACTCCCCCGTGTTTAGGACAGGCAGCGAGCCCACCCTGAGCCCAGCCATGGTCCGGAGGGTCTCGACGGGTGCTAGGACCACGGGGGAAGCACTGAGGGGCTCAGACAGCCAGCTGTGCCCCAAGCCACCGCCCAAGCCTTGCAAGGTGCCCTTCCTCAAGGTGCCCCCCTCGCCGCACACCTGGCTCAATGCAGAAGCCAACTACTGTGAGCTGAATCCCTCCTTTGGCACAGGCTGCGACAGGGCAGCTGGCTGGTCCCCCTGCGCCCCAGGCAGCCACACCAAGCTGCCCGTACCCAAGCCCGGCGAGGGACCCAGTTCCAGGAACTCTGGCACCAGCTACTTGATCCTCGATGGTGATGATGGGGCTGGGCCTTGGGCATCACCCACCATGCAGACGGAaaaggggcacatggacatgggagGCAGCGAGTTCGTGGCACCTCTGCTGGAGACTGTCTCCTCCTTCCGGCCCAATGACTTTGAGTCCAAGCTCCTGCCTACGGAGAACAAGCCCCTGGAGATGGCGCTGCTGAAACGCGCGAAAGAGCTGTTCACCAGCAACCACCCCCGGGTCCTCGCCCAGCACCTGCTGAGCACCGACTGCAAG GTTGCCAGGATACTTGAAGTCTctgaagagatgaagagaaataTGGGCGTGAGCTCAGGGCTGGAGCTGCTCACCCTGCCACATGGCCGCCAGCTGCGCCTGGACATCATTGAACG ACACAACACGATGGCCATTGGTGTGGCAGTGGACATCCTGGGCTGCACGGGTTCTCTGGAGGACCGAGCGGCCACTCTCAACCGGATCATCCAGGTGGCGGTGGAGCTCAAAGATGCCATGGGGGACCTCTACTCCTTCTCAGCCATCATGAAGGCGCTGGACATGCCACAG GTCACACGGCTGGAGAAGACGTGGACGGCGCTGCGGCACCAGTACACGCAGACGGCCATCCTCTATGAGAAGCAGCTGAAGCCCTTCAGCAAGCTCCTGCATGAAGGCCATG AGTCCACATGTGTTCCCCCGTGCAACGTGTCAGTCCCACTGCTGATGCCCCTCGTGACCTTGATGGAGCGCCAGGTGGTCACTTTCGAAGGAACTGACATGTGGGAAAAGAACGACCAAAGCTGTGAAATTATGCTGAACCATCTGGCTGCCGCCCGACGCATGGCTCAGGCCGCCGACAGCTACCGAGTGAACGCCGAGAGGATCCTGGCAG GTTTCCAACCAGATGAAGAAATGAGTGAAATCTTCAAGACAGAGTTTCAGATGCGGCTGCTGTGGGGCAGCAAAGGTGCCCAAGTCAGTCAGGCGGAGAGATACGAGAAATTTGGCCAGATCCTCACCGCCCTCTCACGGAAACTAGAGCCTCCGGCCGCAAAGCAGTCCGAGCTCTGA
- the BCAR3 gene encoding breast cancer anti-estrogen resistance protein 3 isoform X2 — MPKECNAFHALSAALCCFYHRKSLMGVKFSKDRHIMDRTPERLKKELEEELLLSSEDLRSHAWYHGRIPRQVSEHLVQRDGDFLVRDSLSSPGNFVLTCQWKNLAQHFKITRTVLRLSEAYSRVQYQFETESFDSIPGLVRCYVGNRRPISQQSGAVIFQPINRTVPLRCLEERYGTSPSWAQDGSLATTSEGRTEVARRLSLTVGSGQAREQSLSRGNLLRNKEKSGSQPACLDHMQDRRALSLKAHQSESYLPIGCKLPPQPPGADSSPSPNSPVFRTGSEPTLSPAMVRRVSTGARTTGEALRGSDSQLCPKPPPKPCKVPFLKVPPSPHTWLNAEANYCELNPSFGTGCDRAAGWSPCAPGSHTKLPVPKPGEGPSSRNSGTSYLILDGDDGAGPWASPTMQTEKGHMDMGGSEFVAPLLETVSSFRPNDFESKLLPTENKPLEMALLKRAKELFTSNHPRVLAQHLLSTDCKVARILEVSEEMKRNMGVSSGLELLTLPHGRQLRLDIIERHNTMAIGVAVDILGCTGSLEDRAATLNRIIQVAVELKDAMGDLYSFSAIMKALDMPQVTRLEKTWTALRHQYTQTAILYEKQLKPFSKLLHEGHESTCVPPCNVSVPLLMPLVTLMERQVVTFEGTDMWEKNDQSCEIMLNHLAAARRMAQAADSYRVNAERILAGFQPDEEMSEIFKTEFQMRLLWGSKGAQVSQAERYEKFGQILTALSRKLEPPAAKQSEL; from the exons GTGTCTGAACACCTGGTGCAGCGAGATGGTGACTTCCTGGTCCGGGACTCTCTCTCCAGCCCTGGAAACTTCGTCCTGACCTGTCAGTGGAAGAACCTGGCACAGCACTTCAAAATCACCCGCACGGTGCTGCGGCTCAGTGAGGCCTACAGCCGCGTGCAGTACCAGTTCGAAACTGAGAGCTTCGACTCCATCCCTGGCCTGGTGCGCTGCTACGTGGGCAACCGCCGGCCCATCTCCCAGCAGAGTGGCGCCGTCATCTTccagcccatcaacaggacagtGCCGCTGCGGTGTCTAGAGGAGCGCTATGGCACCTCCCCCAGCTGGGCCCAGGATGGCAGCCTCGCCACTACCTCCGAAGGAAGGACAGAGGTGGCCAGGCGGCTGAGCCTCACCGTGGGCAGTGGCCAGGCCCGAGAACAGAGCTTATCCAGGGGAAACCTGCTCAG AAATAAAGAGAAGAGCGGTAGCCAGCCAGCCTGCCTAGATCACATGCAGGACCGAAGAGCCTTGTCTCTCAAAGCCCACCAATCGGAGAGCTACCTGCCAATTG GCTGCAAGCTGCCTCCTCAGCCCCCCGGTGCGGACTCAAGTCCCAGCCCCAACTCCCCCGTGTTTAGGACAGGCAGCGAGCCCACCCTGAGCCCAGCCATGGTCCGGAGGGTCTCGACGGGTGCTAGGACCACGGGGGAAGCACTGAGGGGCTCAGACAGCCAGCTGTGCCCCAAGCCACCGCCCAAGCCTTGCAAGGTGCCCTTCCTCAAGGTGCCCCCCTCGCCGCACACCTGGCTCAATGCAGAAGCCAACTACTGTGAGCTGAATCCCTCCTTTGGCACAGGCTGCGACAGGGCAGCTGGCTGGTCCCCCTGCGCCCCAGGCAGCCACACCAAGCTGCCCGTACCCAAGCCCGGCGAGGGACCCAGTTCCAGGAACTCTGGCACCAGCTACTTGATCCTCGATGGTGATGATGGGGCTGGGCCTTGGGCATCACCCACCATGCAGACGGAaaaggggcacatggacatgggagGCAGCGAGTTCGTGGCACCTCTGCTGGAGACTGTCTCCTCCTTCCGGCCCAATGACTTTGAGTCCAAGCTCCTGCCTACGGAGAACAAGCCCCTGGAGATGGCGCTGCTGAAACGCGCGAAAGAGCTGTTCACCAGCAACCACCCCCGGGTCCTCGCCCAGCACCTGCTGAGCACCGACTGCAAG GTTGCCAGGATACTTGAAGTCTctgaagagatgaagagaaataTGGGCGTGAGCTCAGGGCTGGAGCTGCTCACCCTGCCACATGGCCGCCAGCTGCGCCTGGACATCATTGAACG ACACAACACGATGGCCATTGGTGTGGCAGTGGACATCCTGGGCTGCACGGGTTCTCTGGAGGACCGAGCGGCCACTCTCAACCGGATCATCCAGGTGGCGGTGGAGCTCAAAGATGCCATGGGGGACCTCTACTCCTTCTCAGCCATCATGAAGGCGCTGGACATGCCACAG GTCACACGGCTGGAGAAGACGTGGACGGCGCTGCGGCACCAGTACACGCAGACGGCCATCCTCTATGAGAAGCAGCTGAAGCCCTTCAGCAAGCTCCTGCATGAAGGCCATG AGTCCACATGTGTTCCCCCGTGCAACGTGTCAGTCCCACTGCTGATGCCCCTCGTGACCTTGATGGAGCGCCAGGTGGTCACTTTCGAAGGAACTGACATGTGGGAAAAGAACGACCAAAGCTGTGAAATTATGCTGAACCATCTGGCTGCCGCCCGACGCATGGCTCAGGCCGCCGACAGCTACCGAGTGAACGCCGAGAGGATCCTGGCAG GTTTCCAACCAGATGAAGAAATGAGTGAAATCTTCAAGACAGAGTTTCAGATGCGGCTGCTGTGGGGCAGCAAAGGTGCCCAAGTCAGTCAGGCGGAGAGATACGAGAAATTTGGCCAGATCCTCACCGCCCTCTCACGGAAACTAGAGCCTCCGGCCGCAAAGCAGTCCGAGCTCTGA